One stretch of Eupeodes corollae chromosome 2, idEupCoro1.1, whole genome shotgun sequence DNA includes these proteins:
- the LOC129947583 gene encoding cytokine receptor-like isoform X1, with the protein MMVCQFRYYAYIIYGLVNFYFISSYNGKGGRFLGILTITFGFSYANELGCRTLENLSSLEPTYVFIDVKTGDDFNVTCCVINNAHCLSIVEKSHYQIPNLKDVNTSIKEVTIQNAMYKKHSYEFTCKCYEKGFKVTYVSVGTAPKNVKELICVVVDFLKMECIVELNYESIDTRYSFLLDESELPAKQISYGDNPKYAFNLTEPKYKIERLYYNFTLKSSNSMGSFSEQKLVQQYKIVKPQLRNIKLTNITSNGVLLVWDILNRDAYTKNTTGDLFFSISLRSDRFEFSRNDFSIENQGNHFWVKIANLYPFVKYGVNIRVKANLTFNNERMWSNTFEESFTTSSKKPNKPPYIGIGNFYVHPKEKIISLFWQQMPEYEHNGPNFEYEISNIMENRQFIKSLRTITTNSAAIIIDWKNTSEYEFQLRSRNKEGFSSAASILKISPRNPNIKHEEQKKALTKVYNQTYTLFWSKPTYFTGLSSFTLFWCSAEIESQNRCKGPMEFIYLDRKTLNYTTNISSTTNFALSENYYDNSYSSGMMWFKCSKNTNMDSFEIKFDYPVIPTEDSITIKWIEECWHMPIIEMFIVTYCEDNTNYCEKEIIPKQAKYHTIRGLKPSSSYKITITSILKTGLRLISNPITATTKIENNTTTLFIFACSAIIGIVAFIVLGIFIKKRIHDMMNIKIILPNVDGKRNRNQFGDYKFGCTAVCEERIPWDIFTPPQVSQENLQTQKQTTTSDEYISMDQASISKLAPTSVSLPSPTSNNAQNREILFLQCSNRKKDNCSYKPNAASGVYVFMDSATHLAPVASPKTAKSQKLKQNHQERENKETDCTHLDDKDVQSMAEMNIRSTNEVTASNGYVLVNDVHQSIKFPLVPNLNSVTGQNQFLLDSLSGYINKKPCFKTYIQSSPKVKT; encoded by the exons ATGATGGTTTGTCAATTTCGCTATTATGCTTATATCATATACGGGCttgttaatttttactttatttcaagTTACAACGGAAAAGGCGGCAG atttcttggAATTTTGACCATTACATTTGGTTTTTCATACGCGAATGAACTGGGATGTCGCACTTTGGAAa ATTTATCATCATTAGAACCGACCTATGTTTTTATCGATGTCAAAACTGGAGATGATTTTAACGTTACATGCTGCGTTATAAACAATGCACATTGTCTGAGCATTGTTGAAAAAAGTCATTATCAAAttccaaatttaaaa gatGTAAACACAAGTATTAAAGAAGTGACGATCCAGAATGCGATGTATAAAAAACATAGCTATGAGTTTACCTGCAAATGTTATGAGAAAGGATTCAAAGTTACATACGTTTCTGTTG GTACAGccccaaaaaatgtaaaagaattaATATGTGTGGTCGtagattttctcaaaatggaATGCATAGTTGAATTGAATTATGAAAGTATTGACACGCGCTACTCTTTTCTTCTAGATGAATCCgag ttaccagcaaaacaaataagttaTGGTGATAATCCTAAATACGCCTTTAATCTTACCgaaccaaaatataaaattgagcGTTTGTACTATAACTTCACATTAAAATCATCAAATAGTATGGGATCTTTTTCCGAGCAGAAATTAGTCCAGCAATATAAGATAG ttaaaccaCAGTtacgaaatattaaattaacaaacattACTTCCAATGGCGTATTACTTGTCTGGGATATATTAAACCGCGATGCATACACTAAAAACACAACCGGTGATCTTTTCTTTAGTATCTCATTAAGATCAGATAGATTTGAGTTTTCTcgaaatgatttttcaattgaaaatcaaGGTAACCACTTTTGGGTTAAAATTGCTAATCTATATCCCTTTGTTAAATACGGAGTGAATATTCGTGTCAAggcaaatttaacttttaataatgagCGAATGTGGAGTAATACATTTGAAGAATCTTTCACGACATCAtcaaaaaaaccaaataaaCCTCCTTACATTGGAATTGGAAATTTCTACGTTCACCCTAAGGAGAAAATCATTAGTTTATTTTGGCAACAAATGCCAGAATATGAACATAACGGTCCAAATTTTGAGTATGAAATTTCTAACATTATGGAAAATAGGCAATTTAT TAAATCATTAAGGACAATAACCACAAATTCTGCTGCAATTATAATCGATTGGAAAAATACATCAGAATACGAATTTCAATTGAGGAGTCGAAACAAAGAAGGATTCTCATCAGCtgcaagtattttgaaaataagtccACGTAACCCAAATATCAAACATGAAGAACAAAAGAAGGCACTTACAAAAGTATACAATCAAACTTATACTTTGTTTTGGTCAAAGCCAACTTATTTCACTGGTTTGAGCAGCTTTACTCTTTTCTGGTGTAGTGCTGAAATCGAATCTCAAAATCGGTGTAAG GGACCAATGGAATTTATATACTTAGACAGGAAAACCCTCAATTACACCACTAACATTTCAAGTACAACTAATTTTGCTTTGTCAGAAAATTATTACGATAACAGTTATAGCAGTGGTATGATGTGGTTCAAGTGTAGTAAAAATACTAACATGGATTCATTCGAAATTAAGTTCGATTATCCAGTGATACCTACGGAAGATAGTATAACAATTAAATGGATTGAAGAATGCTGGCATATGccaattattgaaatgtttataGTGACGTATTGCGAAGATAATACCAACTAttgtgaaaaagaaataattcctAAACAAGCCAAATATCACACCATAAGAGGACTAAAACCATCTTCCTCGTACAAAATTACCATTACATCGATTTTGAAAACAGGACTAAGACTAATTAGCAATCCAATAACTGCCacaactaaaattgaaaaca aTACAACTACGCTTTTTATATTTGCTTGCTCTGCTATAATTGGAATTGTTGCATTTATTGTGCTAggaatttttataaagaaacgaATTCACGATATGatgaatatcaaaattattttacctaATGTGGAtggaaaaagaaacagaaatcAATTCGGTGATTACAAGTTCGGTTGCACAGCAGTTTGTGAAGAAAGGATACCTTGGGACATTTTCACACCACCCCAAGTTTCACAGGAAAATCTTCAAACACAGAAA cAAACTACTACATCCGATGAATATATCTCTATGGATCAAGCTTCCATCTCTAAATTGGCCCCTACCTCTGTTTCTCTTCCGAGCCCGACAAGTAATAATGCCCAAAATAGAGAGATATTGTTTTTGCAATGTTCCAATCGTAAGAAGGATAATTGTTCCTATAAA CCAAATGCTGCATCCGGTGTATATGTCTTTATGGATAGTGCCACTCACTTGGCACCTGTTGCTTCCCCGAAAACTGCCAAATCCCAGAAGCTGAAGCAGAACCACCAAGAAAGAGAG aataaagaGACTGATTGTACACATCTAGACGACAAAGATGTCCAAAGCATGGCGGAAATGAATATAAGGTCAACTAATGAAGTTACTGCATCTAATGGTTATGTTCTGGTCAATGATGTAcatcaaagcattaaatttccTTTGGTACCAAATTTAAACTCGGTAACTGGCCAAAATCAGTTCTTGCTTGATAGCCTTTCTGGATACATTAATAAGAAACCttgttttaaaacatatatTCAAAGTTCACCTAAAGTAAAGACCTAg